The following proteins are co-located in the Paludibaculum fermentans genome:
- a CDS encoding LacI family DNA-binding transcriptional regulator codes for MGIREVARRAGVSVATVSRTVNGVRSVSPAIAAKVWSAVHAVGYVPNTQARALVSGRSRILGLIVSDITNPFYPELIQGFEQFAVQAGYDVLLGATNYDPAIMATTVRRMIERKVEGVAVMTSEIEPSLMEQLTGRRIPLVFVDIGPPGLRIGNIQVNYEAGVRQAVQHLYRLGHRRLAFIGGPSDLKSAQLRRDAFVRCTSAPEWMAARPLLLAGDHKLEGGFEAVQRLLSAPVRPTAVFCSNDLTAMGVLRGLDVEGLRAPRDLSVVGFDDIHMAEYTIPPLTTVRLPRLDLARQAFQSLMAGLEETSAPGSGLTPIETSLIVRGSTARVEPAAS; via the coding sequence ATGGGCATCCGAGAGGTGGCGAGACGTGCTGGCGTTTCCGTCGCGACCGTGTCGCGCACTGTGAACGGCGTGCGATCCGTCAGCCCGGCCATCGCGGCCAAGGTGTGGAGCGCCGTCCACGCGGTTGGCTACGTGCCGAATACGCAAGCCCGCGCGTTGGTCTCCGGCCGCAGCCGCATTCTCGGACTGATTGTCTCCGACATCACCAACCCGTTCTACCCCGAGCTGATTCAGGGGTTCGAACAGTTCGCCGTGCAGGCCGGGTACGACGTCCTGTTGGGCGCCACCAACTACGATCCGGCCATCATGGCGACCACCGTCCGGCGGATGATCGAGCGGAAGGTGGAGGGTGTGGCGGTGATGACCTCCGAGATCGAACCGTCGTTGATGGAACAACTCACCGGCCGGAGGATCCCCCTGGTGTTCGTCGACATCGGTCCGCCCGGTCTCCGGATCGGCAACATCCAGGTGAACTACGAGGCGGGTGTCCGGCAGGCAGTCCAGCATTTATACCGTTTGGGGCACCGCCGCCTGGCGTTCATCGGCGGACCCAGCGACCTCAAATCCGCGCAACTCCGCCGGGACGCGTTCGTGCGCTGTACCTCCGCGCCAGAATGGATGGCTGCGCGTCCCTTGCTGCTGGCCGGCGACCACAAGCTGGAAGGCGGCTTCGAGGCGGTCCAGCGGCTTCTGAGCGCTCCGGTCCGGCCGACGGCGGTATTCTGTTCGAACGATCTGACGGCGATGGGCGTATTGCGGGGGCTGGACGTAGAAGGGCTCCGCGCCCCGCGGGACCTGTCAGTGGTCGGCTTCGATGACATTCACATGGCGGAGTACACGATTCCACCACTAACCACGGTGCGATTGCCCCGGTTGGACCTGGCACGCCAGGCATTCCAGAGCCTGATGGCTGGGCTAGAAGAAACTTCGGCGCCGGGCAGCGGGCTGACTCCCATTGAGACCAGCCTGATCGTGCGCGGCTCCACCGCGCGGGTTGAACCTGCGGCCTCTTAG
- the kduI gene encoding 5-dehydro-4-deoxy-D-glucuronate isomerase: protein MTSVQTYTMPGREETEQLTPAELRGSYLVEGLFEPGELRLAISDLDRLVIGGAMPTPSLRLPSLKELGGGPFLARRELGVINVGGPAVVRVDGHEYELGPMDALYAGAGTKDVEFLESRDGGEAALYLVSAPAHKSYPPALVSRAAMQASPLGDTQHASRRCIYKAIHPAGIPSCQLVMGFTELEEGSVWNTMPPHTHSRRTEIYLYLGLEDQMVVHLMGEPERTKSLIVRDREAVLSPSWSIHAGAGTSNYRFVWAMAGENQDFDDMDKVALEELE, encoded by the coding sequence ATGACAAGCGTTCAAACGTACACAATGCCCGGCCGGGAAGAGACAGAACAACTCACACCGGCCGAATTGAGAGGAAGTTACCTGGTGGAGGGTTTGTTCGAGCCTGGCGAACTGCGCCTGGCCATTTCAGACCTGGACCGTCTGGTCATCGGCGGGGCCATGCCCACGCCCTCGCTACGGTTGCCATCGCTCAAGGAATTGGGTGGCGGTCCGTTTCTGGCCCGCCGTGAATTAGGCGTCATCAATGTAGGCGGCCCAGCAGTGGTCCGGGTGGATGGGCACGAGTATGAACTCGGCCCGATGGACGCGCTCTACGCCGGCGCTGGAACAAAAGACGTCGAATTCCTGGAGTCTCGAGACGGAGGGGAGGCGGCACTGTACCTCGTCAGCGCGCCTGCGCACAAATCCTATCCACCGGCGCTGGTCAGCCGGGCCGCCATGCAGGCATCCCCGCTGGGTGATACGCAGCATGCGTCGCGCCGCTGCATCTACAAGGCGATCCATCCCGCGGGCATCCCCAGTTGCCAGTTGGTGATGGGCTTCACGGAGTTGGAGGAAGGATCCGTCTGGAACACGATGCCTCCGCATACCCACTCGCGCCGCACGGAAATCTATCTGTATCTTGGGCTTGAGGATCAGATGGTGGTTCATCTCATGGGCGAACCCGAAAGAACCAAGAGCCTAATCGTGCGCGACCGCGAGGCAGTGCTGTCCCCATCCTGGTCCATCCACGCCGGCGCGGGCACGAGCAACTATCGTTTCGTCTGGGCCATGGCCGGGGAAAATCAGGACTTCGACGATATGGACAAGGTGGCGCTAGAGGAACTCGAGTAG